The DNA sequence GGAATAGTGTAAGATACTAAACCGTCCTAATCGGGACTAGAAAGTGAGCGTTGATCACCTCTTAACCTTCGTCAAGATTAATTATGAGATAAAAGCTACTAATAGGCCTTAATCGGGGCTAGTTGGCTCTAAACGAGGTTAATTTTCATGTACGAGCTGCTAATTAGGCTTAACATAGCCTAATTTTAAGCTAAAGTACGCTAATCGGCCTTAATCGTGGCTAATCGGCCCTAGTTGGGGCTAATCAGTCCTAATCGAGATTAATTAGTATGAGTGAGTCACTAATTATCCTTAATTCACGCTAATCATGAGCATAAATAAGTTAAACGACCATAATCAGAGCTAAATATATCACAAAAGCCACTAATTACCCTTAATTCAGGCTAATTACGGGCAATATACACTAATTGGCCCTATCTGGGACTAATCCtcactaatcggccctaatcggggctaagtttaaaatcctgaaaatttcaaaaatttacGAATTTTTCTTTGGAATTTTCACAGGAGGGTCATGGGAAATCCTTTAGGAGGCTCTGGGCCAACCAAGACTCACCTTTGTGGAGATCCTGGTCGGCCAGAGGCCTCCATGTGGAAGACTCGGCCCGACCATGTCTTGGTCGGCTGGGATCCCACCTTCGTGGAGGTCCTGGTCGGACGGGAATTGACCTCCGTGAAGGTTCTCAATTTTTTTATGAGCATTCTTTTCGGCCCAATCCTTCCATGTGGAAGACTCGGCCTAGCTCACTCTTGGTCGGCCAAGAGCTCACCTCCGTGCGGGTTCTAGTCGGTCGGGAGTTATCTTGAAGAATCTTGTTTCCATGGATGTTCTACTCTTCATAAAATTTGTTTCCATGGACGTCCTAGTCTTTACGAAACTTGTTCTCGTGAACATTCTCAGTATCAAGTCGTGGCTACAGACAGCCATTATTATTAGTTTAAGAGCTAAACGTTGCTCCTGTCACAACATTTATATCAATGATCATGATTAATATAATTAGTCTTGGATTAGGACTAATGCCTTGTGTTTAGATTTTATCAAGCTTTTCTTTGAGGACTGATACGATAGTTGATATTTTGCATCGATTTATTCATTTATTATATCCTTTCCTCTCAGTGCTTGATCGTTTTTCTGCCATTTTATCGGTCTTTTTTCGAGTGCTACCTGCTAACACGAATTAGACAGAGTTGTGACCTGCTGTAGCAGGTGCCCCTTttctataaaagaagatgagaagtgctcattttcattcacaTCTTCATTTATTAACCTCTCTCAAACTCTCTCTAGCTCAAAAGTTCTCAACTTTCCAAGTATTCTAAGATGTCTCAAGACCATTTCAACTAGCCTTCCATCTCGGCTCAGGAAGTGATGCACAAGTGTGCCACGATGCGGTCATTAAAGGGTATAGCTTTCATTTTTTCCTACTCTTTTAATCGTTGTTCAAACAGCTTAAAAAGCATTCTAGATGAGCTAGCTGATGAGTACCTGAGCACTGTGCATCTTGACGCCTTCCAGCATATAAGCATTCTTAGTAACGAAGATGTCGATACGATCAGGTCGAGCTACTCCTTCCCTGAATGTATTGGAGTTTGCAAAGTCAAGTCCAATGCGAGGACTTGTAAGTTGAGTTGCACCAGACTATATGTGTATAACGCGGTGGTGGAGACTGGATTAAGGTTTCCCTTACGTCCATTTATTCCTAGACTTCTTGTTGAGCTGAAGGTTTACCCTTTTCAGCTTTATCCCAATGGATGGGCCTTCATTATTGTATTTATCGTGAGGTGCAATGACCTTGGAATTCCTTTGAGTGTCATGTTGTTTAAAAGTTTATTTTTGCTGAAGAGCTCTCCTTCTACTAGACCTGGATGGGTTTTGATTCAATATAGGCCTCGTGTTCCCCACATCGTGAACACACACTCCCTTCATGACTCCATCCACCAATGGAACAAAAAGTTTGCGGTCTTAGAGTATGAGGAAGGAGACTGGGAGTGTATTTTAGACGTGACTTCAGTTGCCCTGTCGATAGCACCCACTACATTCTACATCTCATGACTGAAGAGCTTAATGCTCGTGATCGTCTTATTGAGGACAACGGCCAAACCCCTTATTGGCGTTTTATCACAGACGAAACTCGTGGAGGCCGACATTAGTAGCCTCTCTAAAGAGGGTATTTATTTTCATTGTACCCTAGACTCGGTTAAGTTTGTTCTTATACCAATTCTTCCTTTGTTTTGTTTGAGCTACCGAAGCTTTGGATGCACAGAATGACAATGGTGACATGATTACCGGTAGGATGGCAAATAGGGCTTCTGAGTAGGTGAACCACATTCCTAAAGTCCCCGCGATACTTGAAGCTTTAGGTTCCGGGAAGAAAAGAGTCAAGGGCTCAGATGGAAGTTCCAAGACCCTATTTGAGCCTTCATGGGGCTTATCAACCCATGACTCAATATTCGAGAGTCCAGCTCTTGCCTTGGAGTGGTCCAAGAATTGTATTACTTCCCCGGATCTTCTTCATATTTCCTCGGGTGAGAAGCTACTCGAGGCCGAGGCGTTAGGGGCACACGCCTTATATGAGGTAATCTTAACTTGTAAAATTTATGTTCGATAGCATTTTTTTACCTTGGGAGATTCTGGACCAACCAAGACAACCTCTCGTGGGGGTCTTGGTCGGCCTAAACCCTGCATGTGAAGGAGTCAACCCCAAAGACTCTTGGTTGCCCTAGTATCTTTCACTTTATTTTTGTGGAGTTAGTTTTTGTAACttctatttttgttttatttgcGAGGAAAATGCCTACTTTTCTGCATCCTCCACATAGAGCATCAAAATGAGGAGTGACTATGCATCATTGCAAGTCTcgatggagaagatgaaggtatCCTCTTAGGATTGGGAGTCCAAGTCATACAAGGCGGAATAAAAAGTGACTCTCTTCGAGAAGAAGCATTCCAAGGAAATAAAAAGAAGGAAAATAGAATGGAGTACTCTTATGGATAAGTACCATGATTTGAAGGTGTTTCTCCAGTTAATGGACGACCATGACGATCAGATGCGTACCGTCAACCTTTCAATTGGGTGGAATAGGGATTTCAAGGACATCCATAACATGTATCCAGACGTAGTTGATCTGAACCTTCTTTCTTGCCCATGGGCAGCTCCTGTGGTCGCCCCTTCCGGCCAAGCATCCAGATCTATTCCCGAGGGTGCTCGCCAGTCCTCTAGGTCCAACTCTAAAGACTCCGGATCCAAGGGCAAAGCTCATTCAACAAGCCCAATATCCAAGGGACCTCTATGGGAAGATGTGGGATCCAGTTTCAGGGAGTAGTGTCTCTTCTTCCGAGTCCAGTTCAGATGAAGATAATAAGGAGGAGGAAGAGGAGGAGCGCGAGGTCATTCAAGGAGAAGGCAACGAGGAGGAGGAGAGGGAGCAAGATTCTTCAGATGACTGATTATGATGGCCTTGCATGGCTTTAGATGCCACTTATGGCCATTCTATTTAGAACTTCGTTTATTTGTTACCCTTTGTGGGATTTGAACTATTCGGCTTATAACCTAAGTGTCCTTCAGGACTGATTTGTTATCCTTCGGGATCTTATCTTATTTTAAGCATCGTTATTCCAATTTCatacttgtcttttattttcAGCATTTGGTCATTAGGAATTGCATTCATTAGATGCTCGTACTTAAATAAATTAGTAGACAAGATGATATAAATGAAATTGCAAAGAGAGATAGTATCTTTAGATAACGGGTTCAATCCTTACATAAAACTGAAAATGGTTTCATCGACGTTATTTCTATATCTAAGTACTAGGAATTTGTTATGAACGTCCTAAACATAGTTAACCTTTAAGTTTGATGCGTTCCAAGTGTGGGGCACTTTATCACCGTTCAAGGTCTTTAGCTTCTAGGATTCTCATCCTAATGTTTTCTTGACCTTATAAGGCCCTTCCTAGTTAGGGGCTAACTTTCGTCTCCCCCCGACTTCTGACGACTCAGTCTTCCTTAATACCAAGTCTCCTTGCTAAAattacctttccttaacccttctATTGTAATAGAGGGAGACTCTTTGTTGATGCTCTGCAATATGGCATTGGCTTCATCTCTGACCTTATCAATGAGATCGAGAGCGAGCCTCATGCCTTTTTCATTAGTCTCTAATTCATAAGCTTTGACCCTAGGCGATCCATGGGTGATCTCTATGGGTACCACATCTTCGACTCCATAAGTCAGCATGAATGGGGTAGCTTCAGTCATCACTTTACATGTGGTACGATATGCTCATAGTATAGGCAGCAGTTCGTCCACCCAAGTGTTCCTCGAGTGTTCAACCCttttcttaagtccatcaaggataATTTGATTAGTAACTTTCGTCTGCCCGTTTTTTTGTGGATGCGCAACCGAGGTGAAGCGAAGCTCTAAGCTGTTATCATTACAGTATTCCTTGAACTGTGCATTATCAAACTGTCGCTCATTATCCGTGACAATGATGCGTGGGATTCCAAACCTGCATATCGCATTCTCCCACATAAATTGGGAAATCTGTTGAGTTGTTATCTTGGCCAGTTCCTTATCCTTATTCCACTTTGTAAAGTAATCTATGGCTACCACGATGAACTTCCTCTATCCCGATGCTATAGGAAACAcaccaagtatatccattccgCACATCGCAAAAGGGATGGGTGTGCTGATAGATGTAAGCCTCTCCAGGGGCTGTCGTACTATAGAAGCATGCCTCTGGAATCTATCACATTTCTTCACATAAGCCTTTACATCGGCTAATATTGTTGGCCAGTAGAACCCCAATCGAGTTTTCTTGTGAGCAAGgaccctgccccccaagtgttgtccataaATCCCCTCAAAAGTTTCCTTAAGTGCCTCCTCTACTTCAAGAGGTCTCAAGCACTTTAAGTATGGAATGACGAAAGACCTTTTGTACATGAGGCCTTCAATTAACGAATATCTCAATGCTCTCACCGACAATTTGCGTGCCTCCTgggtgaaagagatatgtcctaagtccaatcatatatgaggatttaggaataacttttatgtaatctgttttgatttcattgatattaataaaagacttgttttgtttttattgcgggctctatctatttaaatgtttaaataagatataccacagtttagagtaaagctttttatggattgtgatgagatcataataatgagacctaaaagatgataactctaaacttaaatagttcctggtcgtagaattactaactggtaattaataatccgcaaagatcggtacatactatgcttgcttcattatgaaggatgtctgttctcatagacatttgtgtggtgacactatagctagtatgtaggtgcttattatagaataagttcactgaacatgactcacatagctgaacaactgatggagttcactcacgtgtcagcagttgttcacatagtgatagttgtacaagtatccttagacttgaagtcattatagtcatcttgtgtacattgaactatgctttggtttagttcttagtctcaagggacaattataagggctctactgggtataggaatttatacacgaagatagtgtatgatcaataaaggatctaccccttccagtgaaggaagagaatgttcaatgttgatccacttatgctagttcaggaatctctggccagagtgaatgaaattagaaaggagtttctaatttacattaaatagaactaagcatagtgaatgggaaagcaagtgattaaataagataggcttgacacaagttccatgccttgtatttaatcgtgacattgcagggtagaaggaattgattgtacgataactactcactgaataggttcttggtattctaagcagtgaattcgtattatccggatagtcgcgatatgctgagaagtatccctcacgatgtagaataaatatgattaattaattaatcatatttaatgaattagagaatttatataaataatgataaaatagttttattattatttatttctactaccggcttaatattgaacctacagggtcacaccataaaagagaatgatttaatggtggaggaattaattaataatggttgataattatttatttatgaaataaataattaattggcaaatttaataattgattaaatgagatttatttgattataaattaattaagaaaagattcttaatattattaattaagaatttaatttttggaaattaaattaagtgagagaattatttctaaagagtttagaaaaaggattaataattaaaaggtgttttaattattagtgagaataataaagggttaataataataatattttatgggaaaatttttagctgaaaattttgcctataaatatactattatagaccctatttttgcctcaaccaaaaagatttacaaaaccctaattctctccatctcctcctccttcattatatcattttcttggtggataccggtggagtgcttcacacttgaggagcagctgctaaggatctccgttcatcgtttttggatcgccattaaagacctccatctttccattaacgtaaagcttcttaaggtaaacatactgaactacgaattaaatattattttttgcatggatcctgcggagggtttcagtttttttttaagatttaaatttacgttttcgctgcgtttatgtgctaaaaacccttcactggcatcagagctacttgtgaaaagtttttaattcgtttatgtgtttaactgttttcgatatatgagcatgtacgtgattcaccatgatttgatgttgatataatatgcttatatatgtatggttttgaatatatgatattcatgtgagttgtataatcataagatgattatgtaatctgtatatatactgatatatacatgatttatgtttgttctaattatgagaatcatattagatacgaattctgaattggctgctgcagatttgctgaaatctgggtctggtgtccgatttacgcaaacgaataccctattccataggtaaacgagcgtctgaacaaaactgatagaaaaagctatcaacgactcgtctgtaaggcgtttgacgtcgtttactgcccgtaaacagtgattcttgttttttcgatttgattctgatttttgtcatattttctttttatgattagatcatggataatatgatatgttaagat is a window from the Apium graveolens cultivar Ventura chromosome 1, ASM990537v1, whole genome shotgun sequence genome containing:
- the LOC141676362 gene encoding uncharacterized protein LOC141676362, whose product is MDVRENEELRGNPVEDLIPISLDPLDPDKEARKLSVRALRYSLIEGLMYKRSFVIPYLKCLRPLEVEEALKETFEGIYGQHLGGRVLAHKKTRLGFYWPTILADVKAYVKKCDRFQRHASIVRQPLERLTSISTPIPFAMCGMDILGVFPIASG